A single genomic interval of Gossypium raimondii isolate GPD5lz chromosome 11, ASM2569854v1, whole genome shotgun sequence harbors:
- the LOC105802802 gene encoding cyclic pyranopterin monophosphate synthase, mitochondrial isoform X1, which translates to MFLRRLAVIVPRSTRFFSSKDSLDLASTVAELNKEMESVFGEPPPDGLANSGNRSCMAQDAHHNSHVILGSTNDKFAAQELSSISHLLGENTPGLTHVGSTGKAQMVDVSPKETSSRTAIASCKVVLGKKVFDLVLANQMAKGDVLTVAKIAGINGAKHTSTLIPLCHNITLAHVRVDLRLDPEDFSVEIEGEAASTGKTGVEMEAMTAVSIAGLTVYDMCKAASKDIQVTDIRLERKTGGKTGYWCREE; encoded by the exons ATGTTTCTTCGTCGACTTGCTGTGATAGTTCCTCGCTCTACAAGGTTCTTCAGCAGTAAAGATAGCCTTGACCTTGCAAGCACCGTAGCTGAACTCAATAAG GAAATGGAATCTGTCTTTGGTGAACCTCCTCCAGACGGACTAGCCAATTCTGGAAATAGAAGCTGTATGGCTCAAGATGCCCACCATAACTCTCATGTTATTTTGGGTTCTACTAATGATAAGTTTGCAGCTCAAGAACTGAGCTCTATATCTCATCTTTTAGGTGAAAATACGCCTGGTCTGACCCATGTTGGCAGCACAGGGAAAGCCCAAATGGTAGATGTCTCACCCAAAGAAACTAGTAGCAGAACTGCTATTGCTAGTTGTAAAgtagttttggggaaaaaggTGTTTGATTTGGTCTTGGCCAACCAGATGGCTAAGGGGGATGTTCTTACTGTGGCAAAAATTGCTGGCATAAATGGGGCGAAGCACACCAGCACTCTCATCCCTCTATGCCACAACATCACTTTGGCTCATGTTCGTGTTGACCTAAGACTTGATCCTGAGGATTTTAGTGTTGAAATAGAAGGAGAAGCGGCTAGCACAGGTAAAACGGGGGTTGAGATGGAAGCAATGACAGCTGTGAGTATAGCGGGATTAACCGTGTACGACATGTGCAAGGCCGCTTCGAAAGATATCCAGGTCACAGATATACGGCTTGAGCGTAAAACTGGTGGGAAGACTGGATATTGGTGCAGGGAGGAATAA
- the LOC105802802 gene encoding cyclic pyranopterin monophosphate synthase, mitochondrial isoform X2 translates to MFLRRLAVIVPRSTRFFSSKDSLDLASTVAELNKEMESVFGEPPPDGLANSGNRSCENTPGLTHVGSTGKAQMVDVSPKETSSRTAIASCKVVLGKKVFDLVLANQMAKGDVLTVAKIAGINGAKHTSTLIPLCHNITLAHVRVDLRLDPEDFSVEIEGEAASTGKTGVEMEAMTAVSIAGLTVYDMCKAASKDIQVTDIRLERKTGGKTGYWCREE, encoded by the exons ATGTTTCTTCGTCGACTTGCTGTGATAGTTCCTCGCTCTACAAGGTTCTTCAGCAGTAAAGATAGCCTTGACCTTGCAAGCACCGTAGCTGAACTCAATAAG GAAATGGAATCTGTCTTTGGTGAACCTCCTCCAGACGGACTAGCCAATTCTGGAAATAGAAGCT GTGAAAATACGCCTGGTCTGACCCATGTTGGCAGCACAGGGAAAGCCCAAATGGTAGATGTCTCACCCAAAGAAACTAGTAGCAGAACTGCTATTGCTAGTTGTAAAgtagttttggggaaaaaggTGTTTGATTTGGTCTTGGCCAACCAGATGGCTAAGGGGGATGTTCTTACTGTGGCAAAAATTGCTGGCATAAATGGGGCGAAGCACACCAGCACTCTCATCCCTCTATGCCACAACATCACTTTGGCTCATGTTCGTGTTGACCTAAGACTTGATCCTGAGGATTTTAGTGTTGAAATAGAAGGAGAAGCGGCTAGCACAGGTAAAACGGGGGTTGAGATGGAAGCAATGACAGCTGTGAGTATAGCGGGATTAACCGTGTACGACATGTGCAAGGCCGCTTCGAAAGATATCCAGGTCACAGATATACGGCTTGAGCGTAAAACTGGTGGGAAGACTGGATATTGGTGCAGGGAGGAATAA